GATTACCAAGGCCCAGCTGCTCTGCCTCCAGCTTGGCCGGATGAAGGACGCGGGCACGATGACTCCCCAGCACGTCTCGCTTGCCAAGCGGAACAACGTCGACATCGCCTGCGATATCGCGCGCGAGGCCCGGCGCCTGCTCGGCGCCAACGGGATTCTGGTGGAGTACCACTCGATGCGTCACATGGCCAACCTCGAGTCGGTTTACACCTACGAAGGCACCCATGACATGCACTCGCTGATCTTGGGGCAGGAGATCACCGGCGAAGCGGCCTTCTAGGTCCGCAACGCCGATTACGCACGGAGTTTCGAGAGTGAAGATTGCCGTTTGCCTGAAACGCGTACCCGATACGACGGCCAAGATCGCCGTGGGCGGGGACGGGAAGACCATCGATGAAGCCGGGGTCAAGTTCGTTCCGAACCCCTATGACGAGTACGCCCTCGAGGCCGCCATCGCGCTCAAGGAAAAGGCTGGCGCGGGTGAAACCGTGGTCATCTCCCTGGGCGGTGAGAGCTCGCAGGAGACGATCCGCACCGCGCTGGCCATGGGCATCGATCGTGGCGTGCTGCTGCAGAGCACCGGGTCGGCCGATGGGCTCGAGGTCGCCAAGGCGATTGCTGCGGAACTCGGCACCGGCGGCTACGACCTGATTCTCTTCGGCAAGATGGCCGTCGACGACTACAATCATCAGGTCGGCGTCATGGTCGGTGAGCTGCTCGGTCTGCCGGTCATCTCTGCAGTGTCGTCGCTCACGGTCGAGAACGGCGCCGTCTCGGCCGAGCGGGAAGTCGAAGGCGGGGTCGAGGTGCTGGGTTGCCAGCTACCGGCGGTCATCACAGCCGACAAGGGCATCAATACTCCGCGGCTGCCGTCGCTCAAGGGCATCATGGCGGCCAAGAAGAA
This portion of the Gemmatimonadales bacterium genome encodes:
- a CDS encoding electron transfer flavoprotein subunit beta/FixA family protein, translating into MKIAVCLKRVPDTTAKIAVGGDGKTIDEAGVKFVPNPYDEYALEAAIALKEKAGAGETVVISLGGESSQETIRTALAMGIDRGVLLQSTGSADGLEVAKAIAAELGTGGYDLILFGKMAVDDYNHQVGVMVGELLGLPVISAVSSLTVENGAVSAEREVEGGVEVLGCQLPAVITADKGINTPRLPSLKGIMAAKKKPLESKPTSLGAGALTVTGLSLPAERQAGRIVGEGADAVPALVQLLRNEAKVI